CCAATGACAACTGGACCTCCCAACAATTAATTGAATCCAATGGGGGTAAAGTGGTTACTGACGATGGGAAGACTGCTATCGGTTCTGATGAATCCATCGAAGCTATGGGCTTATGGGCTGAAGGTATTGAAGAAGGATATGTCTTCAACGGGCAAACTGCTGATGGGCAACAATCATTCATTACTGGTGACGTAGCTATGACCAACTCAACCATCGCTCAACGTGGAAATATCACCCGTAATGCTAGCTTCAAAGCCAAAGCGATCCCATTACCAAGCTTTGGGGATAAAGAACGCGCTATTCCAGCTGGGGGCTCTTTCTTAGCCGTAACCGCCCAAGATGAAGCAGAGCAAGAAGCTTCTTGGAAATTTATTAAATTCCTCTTCGAACCAGATAACATTGCAATTTGGGACGAAGGAACTGGTTACTTACCTCCAACGACCGATGCGACAGAGAACGATACCTTGAAGAAATTAATCGAAGAAGACCAAATGTATCAAACCTCTTATGGCCAAATGGAAGACTTAGTACCATTCTCATCCTTCCCAGGGGCCAATGGTTTACAAGCATCTGAAAAATTCAGAGACGCACGTGACCGTATCTTTACTGGTGTATCTGCTTCTGAAGAACTGCCTAAAGCAGAAGACGAAATTAATCAATTATTGAACTAGTCATATGAATAGAAAGCTGGGGCAGACAAGGCTCCAGCTTTTTGTTTTATTTAGAGAGGAGGGGGAGTCATGGTTCAATTGATTAAGGAATTTATCCAAGGAAAACACCCTGATCAAGCCCGATGTGAAGACGATTATATTATTAGGGATGATTATGTCGCAGTGATTGATGGGGTAAGCTCCAAATCCACTTTTACCTATCAGGGACAAACAACAGGGAAATTAGCCAGTAGATTAATAAAGGAAGCGATTAGTCAATTGCCAAAAGCAGCTGACTTAGAAGAAATATTAGCGAGAATCAACGCCGTCATTAACCAATTTTATCAGGAAATCGCCTTTGACCTAGACCGAAAAGAATTTGGCCTCCAAGCGGTCATGGCTTTATATAGCCGGCATTTAGGGAAGATCTTCTTAATTGGTGATTGTCAAGCCAGGGTCAATGGCAGGAACTATTACCAGCCCAAACGGTCAGATGAGGTGCTCAGTCAGATGCGCTCCCTTGTCTTGGCGATTGCAGCTGGTCCGGATGAACACCAAGACCAAGACCTTGGGCGAGAAGTCATCCTACCTTGGATCATTCAATCGACCTGCTTTGCTAACCAAGCAGAGACGCCCTATGGTTATGCAGTAATTAACGGGGAAGACATCCCCATGTCCTTAATCAAGTCGATCTCTGTGAAGAGAGGAGACCGGGTAACGCTTACCAGTGATGGTTATCCTGACATTAAGGAGGACTTTTCGGCTACTGAGGCCTATTTGCAGGAAATTTTAAGGCAAGACCCGAACTTATGCCGGGATTTTCTCTCAACTAAGGGGCTTCATTCCCAGTATAATAGCTTTGATGATCGTTGCTATCTAGAATTCATTGTGACTTAGGAAGGAAATCATTATGGAAATTAATAATCCCCAAGATAAATTTACCCCAAACGGTCAAGCAATCAGTAATCCAGGTTATACAGTGATTTCTTATGCTAATGAAGCGATGAAAGAAGTGGTCGCTTCTGGAGAGAAAATTCAAACCGCCTTCACTGATTTTCCGCAGAGTGACCAAGACAAGCTGGCGCTCCTACCGCCATATAGTTTTCATATTACCATCCTAGGCCTGTTTAAGGAGCGAGACCAAGGGACGGACAAATGGCCGGCTTTCTTACCGCATACTTACTCTAGACAAAAAATCAAACAAGCCTTGGTCCAGCGTTTTGAACAAGTGGTTAAACCACAAAATATCAAAATGAAGGTGACTGGACTGATTCCTCAAGCTATCTTGCTTGAACCTAGTGATGTGGATAGCTACCACCGCTTAGATAACTACCGCCGCCAACTGGCTGATGCTTTTCAGCTGCCCATGGAAGAGGATTATCAATTTCACATGAGCCTATCCTATCTGCTCGGTGAGAAAAGTGCAGAACTTAGTGACCTCTGTCAAGAATTGGAAAGGGAGCTCTTAAAAGTGGAACCCTTCCTCTTGCCCCAAGCTGACCTGGCTTTTTATGAAGACATGCTAGCCTTCTATCCTTTGTCCCAGTCTGAAGCGCAAGTAGGTGGTTAATATGCGGCAAGTGATCATTGATACGGATCCAGGTACAGACGATAGTCTCGCCATCTTATTAGCCTTAAGTCAACCAGATATAGAAGTTATCGGCCTCACCACCGTTCAAGGCAACCAGTCACTTGAACAAATTAATGCCAATGCCAGCAGCTTGGTGAATTATCTCGGCCTAGAAACACCCATTTATTCGGGAGTTGCTTACCAAAGCCAAAATCCAATCATTAAGCAAAGCCAGCGCCAAGCCTACCATGGTGGCAAAGGCATGGGGGATTTAGACCTGCCTGCCAATAAGACATTAATACAACAAGAAAGTGCTGTCGATTTTATCATTAGTAGGGTGAAACAGGCCCCTCAAAAGGTCGATCTCCTGACGCTAGGCCCTCTGACTAACCTGGCACGGTGTCTGAAAAAAGAACCCAATTTGGCCCATGACTTAGGAAGAGTCTATTCAATGGGTGGCGGCATCCATAAAGGCAAGCTTACTCCAGTCACTGAATTTAACTATGGCTACGACGCCCAGTCGGCTCAGGCTGTCTACCAAGGGATTGGGGCAGTTAATCCAATCACAATGTGTGGCTTGGATGCTACTTACCAAGCGCTCTTTACTCCTGAACGGATTCAAGCCATTGAACAAGCTTATCCTAAGCTGGGTAGACTATTCCATGCCTTATTTGATAGTCAGATCAAAAGTTACCAAGAACGAGAAAAATTACCTGGTTGTGTTATTCATGATGTCATGTCCTTTATGCTTTATTACGCGGATGATTTTGTTGAAGACGCTCCCTTGACCTCCATGACAATTGTGACGGATAGTGACTTAGTCCAGGGGCTTTGCGTGGCGGACTTAGAGGGACGTTTTGACCAAGAAGTCAACGCCCGGCCAGTCATGGCAATTCATGTCGACCGCTATTTTAACCAGCTCATGGTAGCTTTTGCTTATTTGGAAGCAAAATTACCTGATTGATAATTTATAAATAATATTTTTATCCCTCAGACCTACTTTTATTGTTAAATTGGGCTGAGGGATTTTTTGTACTTTGATCTATAAGGGATAGTTCAGATACAAGAGATAGTATTTTAATAAGTACAAACTTGTATAATAATGTCCAAGAATTAGCCGGTTTACCGATATTTTATAATAAATAAGACAAGTTTTACGGCTGAGAGGGACATTTGACCGAGGGTTCCTGATTAAAAAATACATTATATTGTACATTAGATCTTTTAATTTAATAAATAATGTAAAAATGATAAGCTGAAAAACCCTTAATTAAAAAGGGATTAAAGCACTTTCAAGAAAAATCAAGAAAAGTAAACAAAGTGATCGATTTTCTTAAAGTTATTTTAAAAAACTAGTTTTTAAAAATTTTTTTGCTTTACTGAAGGAGCATAATTTATTGAATGCACATGTCAAGAAACATGCGTTGACGGTGACAAGAACTATAGAAAGTAGTTGAAAATATGGTAGGGAAAAATAATTTTAAGTTATTGCGAGAGAAAAATAGCAATCGCTATTATCGCTACAGCATTAAACGTTTAAATATCGGGGTAGCCTCAGTAGCAGTGGCAGTGGGTCTGCTCTTCATGGGGGACGCTTCGGTAGTACGCGCTGCTGTTGATGAAATCCATGCTGAAGAGACTTCACGTCCAGTTGATGCTTCCAAGCTCCTGACTACTGACAGCGTGCCAGTTCCGGAGCCTGTTGCAGATAATGACAAGTTAGATAAGGCTCAAGCTCCTGAACCAGTGCATTCTGTTAATGACAAAATTGCTGCAGAAACAGATCCAGTAGCTGAAGTAGCTCCACAGATTGAAGAAAAAACTATAACTTCTTCTGATGCAGCTCCAGCTGAAATAGTGCCAGTGGCTGAAGACAAAGCTGTAACTTTTCCTGATCTAGCTCCAGCTGAAGAAAAAAGGCTGAAAAAGTTCAAGCCAATAATTCCGTAGAAGCTGCTGTTGAAAAAGCAGTTGATGTACCAAAAACAGCTGCCTATGTAGCAGAAGCAGGTGCGGAAATTCCAGGTGCCAGTGCTGAAGCAGCCCGCGAAGCCCAACTTGATCGCTTAGCCAAGAAAGTCTTGGCGGCATCAAACCCTAAAGCAGTTCTTAAAGAAAATCTTAAGGACATCTATGCGGAAGAAGACGTTGACGGTATCCTTAACTATGTCAATCTAGCTAATGTAAGTAACGGTCATCAGTTGATGGATGAAATCAGCAAGGCAGGCCTTCAATACGCCAACGACAAACGCCGCCCAGGCTTTGCTTTCTATGCAGCGCCAGAATTACCAAGTGAAGTACGCGTTGGTGGTGCTCCTGTTGCTTTAGGTGATGCTAATACTCCGCTTACCCACAAGGGAGACGGACTTGTTTATGGTACAGCTGGACAGCCAGCTAAATACACCTTTAAAGCTACTCCAAATAAGGGAGCTAATAAAGTTGATTTTGAATTGATTTATAATGTAGGGCCTAACGGCTTAAATACTCTCCGTTCAGCAACACATGATGGACGTTTAGGTATCACATTAGGTTCTGGTTTTAATGTTTCAGATAGCAGTATCATCCCAGCTACAGCAGAGATTCCAGGAAATAAATTCTATGAAAAACCTAAAGCTGTTCAATTACGTAAAAACGGTCAGCTAGGCTACGAAGGTTTTTCACTTTCATCGTCTATTCCTTTGCCTAATGTAGATGCAATGAAAAGCCATCCGCTTATATATAAATTTTCTGTTCCTGTTAAAGATTGGAATGGTAAGTTAGATTATAAAGCGACAATTGGAATGTTTAATACAGCTTTCACAGATCAAAATGGCGGTAAGAAAGATCCATTATCAAGAGATAATTATTTTGTTAATAGTGCTATTCAACAAGGTGACTTAAACCCTGAAGCTAACTTTGGTACCCGCGAAAAAGTTACCAAGTCACCAATCAAATTCCAAACCAAGTATAAGACAACGACCGAACTCCCTATCGGTGCAGCTAAAGAAGTTAAGCGCGGAGAAGAAGGGGTTGCCAAGCATATTAAAACAGTTCGTACCTACAAGGGCGTTGACTTAGGGGAAATTGGTGAACGTGATGAGATCGAAAAACCAGCAGTAGATGCTGAAATCCTTCTCGGGGTAGGCCTTCCTGAAGGTCAAAAATTACCAGTCGAACCTCCAGTAGTGAATCCTCGTTTATCTGGTGATACGACAATTAGTGGTACAGCTGAACCAAACAAACTAATCACTGTTACAGTTGGAAATAAGACTTACAAGACTAGTACCAATCCTGATGGGGAGTTCCAAATTTCTAATATAACGCCACTAAATGAAGGCGATACGATTTCAGCTGTTGTACACGATGGCGATCGTACTAGTCGCCCAGGTAAGACCATTGTTCCTCGTGATGGACGTACTCCTAAGATTACAACCGAACGTGGTGAAAAAGACGGTCGTCCAGGAACAAAGGTTACCGTAATCGATCCGGTAACTGGAAGAACCTTGAATGAGACTTTCGTTTATGACGGCGCCAAAGGTGACCCTGGAGCAGTCGGCCCTCAAGGACCAAAAGGAGACGCAGGAGCTAAAGGTGAAAAAGGAGATCCTGGTAAAACAGGTGCTCAAGGTCCCCAAGGCGAACAGGGAGCAACAGGTGAACGCGGCCCCCAAGGTCCAAAAGGAGACACCGGCGCAGCTGGTCCTCAAGGTCCCCAAGGCCCACGAGGCGAACAGGGAGCAACAGGTGAGCGCGGTCCCCAAGGTCCAAAAGGAGACACCGGCGCAGCTGGCCCCCAAGGTCCTCAAGGTCTACGGGGAGATAAAGGTGAACAGGGTGTTGCTGGTGCCAAAGGTGAAAAAGGCGATGCTGGTAAGTCCTACGTTCCAGTTGTTGACCGCGATGACGCTAACAAACAAACCACCATTAAATTCTACCCAGCTAAATCTGACGGCACTGCCGATACAACGAAGAACCCAGTAGCCCAAGGTGTCGTTAAAGACGGCAAAGACGGTCAAAAAGGCGACAAGGGTGAAACCGGTGCTACTGGTGCCCAAGGCGAAAAAGGTGACGATGGTAAATCCTTCGTTCCGGTTGTAAGTCGCGATGAAGCTAAGAAAGAAACCACTATTAAGTTCTACCCAGCTAAGCCAGACGGTTCTGCTGATACTAACCAAAAGCCAGTCGCTCAAGGTACCGTAAAAGACGGTGAAAAAGGCGAAAAAGGTGAACGTGGTCCTCAAGGCGAACAAGGTCTGAGAGGTGAAACCGGCGCTCAAGGGCCAAAAGGTGACAAGGGTGAAACCGGTGCTCAAGGGCCAAAAGGCGATAAAGGTGAAACCGGCGCTCAAGGGCCAAAAGGCGATAAGGGTGAAACCGGCGCTCAAGGACCAAAAGGTGATAAAGGTGAAACCGGCGCTCAAGGGCCAAAAGGCGATAAGGGTGAAACCGGCGCTCAAGGACCAAAAGGTGATAAAGGTGAAACCGGCGCTCAAGGACCAAAAGGTGATAAAGGTGAAACCGGTGTCCAAGGCCCACAAGGTCCTAAAGGTGAACAAGGCGCTCCAGGAGCCCCAGGTAAGGACGGTCGTGACGGCCTAACACCATTAGTCGACGTCCGCCGCAACGATGCCAATGATGGTGTCTTGATTACAGTAACCCCACGCCACTACAATGCCCAAGGGCAAGTTGAAAACGGAACCCCAACCACTAGCGAAGTCAAAGACGGCGCTCCTGGTACCGACGGCAAGACCTATGTCCCAGTCGTTGAAAAGGGAAATGATGGGATTACCCACATCAAGTTCTACCCAGCCAAAAAAGATGGCACACCTGACAAAGACCAACAACCTATTGCTACCGGTCAAGTTAAAGACGGCGAAAAGGGTGAAAAAGGTGATACTGGTGCTACCGGTGCCCAAGGTGAGAAGGGTAAGGACGGTGCAGATGGCAAGTCCTACGTTCCCGTTGTTGAACGCGATGACGCTAACAAACAAACCACCATTAAGTTCTACCCAGCCAAGCCAGATGGTACCGCCGACAAAGAACAAAAACCTGTCGCTGAAGGCATCGTCAAAGACGGTGAAAAAGGCGAAACGGGAGCAGCCGGTGCCCAAGGTGAAAAGGGTAAAGATGGTAAGTCCTATGTTCCCGTAGTCGAACGCGATGACGCTAATAAACAAACCACTATTAAGTTCTACCCAGCCAATACAGACGGCACAGCAGACAAGAGTCAAAAACCAATTGCTGAAGGCATCGTCAAAGATGGTGAGAAGGGTGACCAAGGTCTTCAAGGTCAACGCGGTGAAAAAGGTGACACTGGTGCAACTGGTGCCCAAGGCGAAAAAGGCTTAGATGGTAAGAATGGTATTGACGGCAAGACCTATGTTCCTGTAGTTGAAAAGGGCGCAGATGGGGTAACCCACATTAAGTTCTATCCAGCCAACAAAGAAGGTCAAGCAGACCAAAGCCAAAAACCAATCGCCACTGGCCAGGTCAAAGACGGTAAAGATGGCAAGGCCCCTCTAGTTGAAACCAGCCGGGTTGAAGACGCTGATGCAAGTGTTGACGGTAAGCAGCCAGGAACCAAGGTCACCATCAAAGACCCAACCACCGGTGCCGTATTGAGCGAAAGCTTTGTTAAAGACGGTGAAAAAGGTGACAAGGGCGACCCAGGCGAAAAAGGCCTAGATGGTAAGAACGGTCGCGATGGGTTAACCCCATTAGTTGATGTTAAACGCAACCCTGCTAACGATGGCGTGATCATTACCCTAACCCCACGTTCCTACAATGAACAAGGTGAAGTAGTTACCGGAACCCCTGTAACTAGCGAAGTCAAGGATGGTGCTAACGGTAAGACCTACGCTCCAGTAGTTAAGAAAGGCCAAGATGGCGTAACATCCATCAAGTTCTATCCCGTTGATCCTAAGACCGGTAAGGCTGATGAAAGCCAAGATCCCGTAGCAACCGGTGATGTGAAAGACGGTGCTAAGGGAGACAAGGGTGATCCTGGTGAACGTGGCGAAAAAGGTCAAGATGGTGTAAACGGTAAGACTTTCGTTCCGGTTGTTGAAAAGGGAGCAGATGGCACCACTACGATCAAGTTCTACCCTGCAGGCGCAGATGGTCAAGCCGATAAGACAAA
This genomic window from Aerococcus sp. Group 1 contains:
- a CDS encoding nucleoside hydrolase, producing the protein MRQVIIDTDPGTDDSLAILLALSQPDIEVIGLTTVQGNQSLEQINANASSLVNYLGLETPIYSGVAYQSQNPIIKQSQRQAYHGGKGMGDLDLPANKTLIQQESAVDFIISRVKQAPQKVDLLTLGPLTNLARCLKKEPNLAHDLGRVYSMGGGIHKGKLTPVTEFNYGYDAQSAQAVYQGIGAVNPITMCGLDATYQALFTPERIQAIEQAYPKLGRLFHALFDSQIKSYQEREKLPGCVIHDVMSFMLYYADDFVEDAPLTSMTIVTDSDLVQGLCVADLEGRFDQEVNARPVMAIHVDRYFNQLMVAFAYLEAKLPD
- a CDS encoding DUF1868 domain-containing protein encodes the protein MEINNPQDKFTPNGQAISNPGYTVISYANEAMKEVVASGEKIQTAFTDFPQSDQDKLALLPPYSFHITILGLFKERDQGTDKWPAFLPHTYSRQKIKQALVQRFEQVVKPQNIKMKVTGLIPQAILLEPSDVDSYHRLDNYRRQLADAFQLPMEEDYQFHMSLSYLLGEKSAELSDLCQELERELLKVEPFLLPQADLAFYEDMLAFYPLSQSEAQVGG
- a CDS encoding ABC transporter substrate-binding protein; protein product: MSLKNRIFKGAMALLAGLSLAACGNGGSESASNDGGGEGPIEIEYWHGNADTQGGQQVKELVDKFNESQDEVHVTPVYNEGLYVGLMKNLQTQAAAKKYPAVVQIGWAYREYFDENFESMKPAELIDKYAAEEDKDYMDTKFHDEFTNLAKNLEGEVLGFPYSASTAVIFVNEDLLAEAGVNPDEIKTYEDLFEAAKTVKDKTGKYGLNIDQSNDNWTSQQLIESNGGKVVTDDGKTAIGSDESIEAMGLWAEGIEEGYVFNGQTADGQQSFITGDVAMTNSTIAQRGNITRNASFKAKAIPLPSFGDKERAIPAGGSFLAVTAQDEAEQEASWKFIKFLFEPDNIAIWDEGTGYLPPTTDATENDTLKKLIEEDQMYQTSYGQMEDLVPFSSFPGANGLQASEKFRDARDRIFTGVSASEELPKAEDEINQLLN
- a CDS encoding YSIRK-type signal peptide-containing protein (The YSIRK form of extended signal peptide directs nascent proteins to the cross-wall site, while signal peptides lacking YSIRK direct proteins instead to the cell pole. A large fraction of YSIRK proteins are surface proteins anchored by sortase-mediated processing of a C-terminal LPXTG motif.), yielding MVGKNNFKLLREKNSNRYYRYSIKRLNIGVASVAVAVGLLFMGDASVVRAAVDEIHAEETSRPVDASKLLTTDSVPVPEPVADNDKLDKAQAPEPVHSVNDKIAAETDPVAEVAPQIEEKTITSSDAAPAEIVPVAEDKAVTFPDLAPAEEKRLKKFKPIIP